One window of Mangrovibacterium diazotrophicum genomic DNA carries:
- a CDS encoding GNAT family N-acetyltransferase, giving the protein MDWARQEGWNPGPHDAEVFYRTDPDGFYGYFHQGELIAGGSVVSYEGEFGFMGFFIVKPEYRGTGIGRQLWFQRRDLLLSRLRPGASIGMEGVVDMQAFYAKGGFRLVFRDERYRRNGESFPPSPGITLLTADDFPAALKYDRQCFGFKRETFLKNWLTMPESFSFKASTNGRLTGMAHMRKATDGYKIGPLFADSPEIAEALYRACLSAAPGDAVFLDIPVINQAACQLVKSYNAEYVFECGRMYYGPEPKLPLPKIFGVTTFELG; this is encoded by the coding sequence GTGGACTGGGCGAGGCAGGAAGGCTGGAACCCGGGGCCGCACGATGCCGAGGTGTTTTACCGCACCGATCCGGATGGCTTTTACGGCTATTTCCACCAAGGGGAACTGATTGCCGGTGGCTCGGTGGTTTCCTACGAGGGTGAATTTGGCTTTATGGGATTTTTTATTGTGAAACCCGAATACCGGGGAACCGGCATTGGTCGCCAACTGTGGTTTCAGCGCCGCGACCTGCTACTGAGCCGACTCCGCCCCGGAGCTTCCATCGGCATGGAGGGCGTGGTGGATATGCAGGCTTTTTATGCGAAAGGTGGTTTCCGGCTGGTCTTTCGCGACGAGCGCTACCGGCGAAACGGCGAAAGCTTTCCACCCTCCCCCGGCATCACGCTCTTGACTGCCGACGACTTTCCGGCAGCCCTGAAATACGACCGGCAATGTTTCGGTTTCAAGCGGGAAACGTTTCTGAAAAACTGGCTCACCATGCCCGAAAGCTTTTCCTTCAAAGCCTCAACCAACGGACGGCTCACCGGAATGGCGCACATGCGGAAAGCTACCGACGGCTACAAAATCGGGCCGCTGTTTGCCGACAGCCCCGAAATTGCCGAGGCGTTGTACCGGGCCTGTTTAAGTGCCGCCCCCGGCGACGCGGTCTTCCTCGACATCCCGGTCATTAACCAGGCTGCTTGCCAATTGGTGAAAAGCTATAATGCCGAGTACGTGTTCGAATGCGGGCGGATGTACTACGGCCCCGAACCCAAACTCCCCCTCCCTAAAATCTTCGGCGTTACAACTTTCGAGTTGGGTTGA
- a CDS encoding outer membrane beta-barrel protein: MNHLKFKKYKQFIIAAVLLLSAGAATAQEYRLPQGEFSVYLKGPFSKLKADLGENGESTNRFGAGFGLQYSRYFTPHLSLSGALEYQSYRSKIILQEFTDSYSLTDAEGDNMVFRSSANSYRERQSVDMLNIPIRVQWETIGKSRNLFAATGIQIGLPISANYKGTAYGLKTSGYFPEWDAELTSPTFMGFGNWGTQQSGKEKLKLKPSYSWLFELGFKQQLQEMRAFYVSAYVELGLNNLAKSTDEQQALIGYNTENPTTFNYSSVINSSPKAGSSNYVNKVTTQGFGIKMRYAFSW; the protein is encoded by the coding sequence ATGAATCATTTGAAATTCAAAAAATACAAACAATTCATCATTGCAGCAGTGCTGTTGTTGTCCGCAGGGGCAGCAACAGCACAGGAATACCGCTTGCCGCAAGGCGAATTTTCCGTTTACCTGAAAGGGCCTTTTTCCAAGTTGAAAGCTGACTTGGGGGAAAACGGCGAGAGCACCAACCGTTTCGGAGCGGGCTTTGGCTTGCAATACAGCCGCTACTTCACCCCTCACCTGAGCTTATCGGGCGCACTCGAATACCAATCGTACCGCTCAAAGATCATTCTTCAGGAATTTACTGACAGCTATAGCCTGACCGATGCGGAAGGCGACAACATGGTGTTCCGCTCATCTGCCAACAGCTACCGTGAACGGCAGTCTGTCGACATGCTCAACATTCCCATTCGCGTTCAGTGGGAAACCATCGGCAAATCGAGAAACCTGTTTGCCGCAACAGGCATTCAAATCGGGCTTCCGATCTCGGCCAACTACAAGGGAACAGCCTACGGATTAAAAACATCAGGCTATTTCCCGGAATGGGATGCCGAGCTAACCAGCCCCACGTTCATGGGGTTTGGCAACTGGGGAACACAGCAGAGTGGCAAAGAAAAACTGAAATTGAAACCGAGTTATTCCTGGCTGTTCGAGTTGGGCTTCAAGCAACAACTGCAGGAAATGCGCGCTTTCTATGTGAGTGCTTACGTTGAACTTGGCTTGAACAACCTGGCCAAAAGCACCGACGAGCAGCAAGCGCTTATCGGCTACAACACCGAAAATCCGACAACGTTCAACTATTCGTCGGTGATCAACAGCTCTCCCAAAGCAGGAAGCAGCAACTACGTGAACAAAGTAACCACTCAAGGCTTCGGCATTAAAATGCGATATGCTTTCAGTTGGTAG
- a CDS encoding endonuclease domain-containing protein, with the protein MSISNQVSMFYNAKPHIFEKAKTLRENMTSAELNLWEKLKRRQVLGLRFRPQHPIDIFIADFYCHPLKLVIEIDGGIHLVPEHKEYDIGRTAELNQWGIQVIRFTNEEVANNLEKVVSQINLICRQKLSEGKVPFRGFRG; encoded by the coding sequence ATGAGTATAAGCAATCAGGTTTCCATGTTCTATAATGCTAAGCCTCACATCTTTGAAAAGGCTAAAACACTGCGGGAAAATATGACGTCTGCGGAGCTCAACCTCTGGGAAAAACTAAAAAGGAGACAGGTCCTTGGACTACGGTTTCGTCCGCAACATCCAATTGACATTTTCATTGCTGATTTCTACTGCCATCCACTAAAACTGGTCATCGAGATTGATGGCGGTATTCACCTGGTTCCGGAACATAAGGAATATGACATCGGACGGACAGCAGAACTAAACCAATGGGGCATCCAGGTCATTCGGTTTACCAATGAAGAAGTAGCAAACAATCTGGAAAAAGTTGTCAGCCAAATCAACTTAATCTGTCGTCAAAAATTGAGCGAAGGCAAAGTCCCCTTCAGGGGATTTAGGGGTTAA
- a CDS encoding DEAD/DEAH box helicase, giving the protein MKELGLYEQLINNLVQTKLNNLDRTEYYIAESVIDPNEAADVLSQYLVNKLKLAFNLFTGSKKLELQIELANKIIMLLKDELKEEDFKEDIIDTKARILDAIFSKIDAPFTDFDRHLKEITPYTRLSQSELFTGSNAGISLESEIKKEILSSDKIDFLVSFIKWSGIRIFEKELTEFTKRGGQLRVITTSYMGATDLKAVEFLSGLHNTEIKISYNTENERLHAKAYLFKRNTKFDTGYIGSSNLSRSALTSGLEWNMKITTQEVPHIIQKFEKTFETYWHNQEFELFEKERDFDKLRSALKRERRRDTTILSAYFDITPHHFQTEILEKLEVERTIHKRFRNLIVAATGTGKTVISAFDYRNFKKKNSSARLLFVAHRKEILQQAISTYRGVLKDNNFGELWVDGLEPESYEYVFASVQTLKNRIGELTLTQSFYDFIIIDEVHHIAASSYRPILGKFSPKILLGLTATPERMDNEDILQDFSNTIAAEIRLPEALNGKLLCPFQYFGITDSVDLSKVSWQAGKYSTGELTKLYTENDRRGREIIQNLNKYLTDPEQVRTLGFCVSQEHAEFMSEKFKIAGLKADFLTSSRSHLREELRLKLLNKEINYLFVVDIFNEGVDIPEIDTVLFLRPTESLTVFLQQLGRGLRLSEGKECLTVLDFVGNSRPEYDFEGKFRALVGKTNTSIQKEINDDFPHLPLGCSIVLEKKAKDFILSNIIEATSISQKKLIQKIKNFQHQTNLPLTLENFTNFNHIPLQLVYKKASWKRLCQEAGLIQNFASINEAEITRAITKKWLSCSSISYFEFILQLAKNHFNVNFHELNENERTMCLMLHYDIWHNQGNFDSLEKSIQAIGENKVLVDEIIELIEILIDRIDFMELDIHLPFEQPLKVHARYTRDQILVAFRHSTFEQKSSNREGNAENKELKTDVLFIDLDKSEKDFSPTTLYNDYAIDDYLFHWQSQNASRPDKGKGLSYVKHVELEKRVLLFVRERKKDQFDNTMGYVFIGEGKIVEHSGAKPMNIIWKLEEPLPAYLWKSSAKMAIG; this is encoded by the coding sequence ATGAAAGAACTGGGCCTTTACGAGCAACTAATAAACAACCTCGTCCAAACCAAACTAAATAACCTTGATAGAACCGAATATTACATTGCAGAAAGCGTTATCGACCCAAATGAAGCCGCTGATGTTCTTTCACAATATCTCGTCAACAAATTAAAACTAGCATTCAACCTATTTACTGGCTCCAAGAAACTCGAACTCCAAATTGAGCTAGCAAATAAGATTATCATGCTACTGAAAGATGAGCTCAAAGAAGAGGATTTCAAAGAAGACATAATTGACACCAAAGCGAGAATACTCGACGCTATATTTTCTAAAATTGACGCGCCATTCACCGACTTTGACAGACATCTTAAAGAAATAACACCTTATACCCGATTATCTCAAAGCGAACTGTTCACAGGGAGCAATGCGGGAATTTCGCTTGAAAGCGAAATCAAAAAGGAAATTCTTTCGTCGGATAAAATCGACTTCCTTGTTTCGTTTATCAAGTGGAGCGGCATTCGAATATTCGAGAAAGAACTTACGGAGTTTACAAAAAGAGGCGGTCAACTAAGGGTAATAACAACTTCCTACATGGGAGCCACTGACTTAAAAGCGGTCGAATTTCTAAGTGGTCTCCATAACACAGAAATCAAAATTTCCTACAACACAGAAAACGAACGTCTACACGCTAAAGCCTACTTATTTAAGCGAAACACAAAATTTGATACTGGCTATATTGGTTCCTCCAACCTTTCGAGATCCGCTTTAACCAGCGGATTGGAATGGAACATGAAAATAACCACTCAAGAAGTACCGCATATCATTCAAAAGTTCGAAAAGACTTTTGAAACTTATTGGCACAATCAAGAATTCGAATTATTCGAAAAGGAGCGTGATTTTGATAAGTTAAGATCGGCATTAAAAAGAGAAAGACGCCGAGACACAACTATTCTAAGTGCATATTTTGATATCACCCCTCACCACTTTCAAACGGAGATATTAGAAAAGTTAGAGGTTGAACGAACCATTCACAAGCGATTTCGCAATCTGATTGTAGCAGCCACAGGAACCGGTAAAACCGTAATTTCAGCTTTTGATTATCGAAACTTCAAAAAGAAGAACTCTTCAGCCCGACTGCTGTTTGTAGCTCATCGAAAAGAAATCTTACAACAGGCGATATCCACCTACAGAGGTGTTTTAAAAGACAATAATTTCGGAGAATTATGGGTCGATGGTCTCGAACCTGAATCTTACGAGTATGTATTTGCATCTGTCCAAACATTGAAAAACCGGATAGGTGAACTAACCTTAACTCAATCGTTTTATGACTTCATTATTATCGATGAAGTACACCACATTGCGGCATCTAGCTATCGACCAATTCTAGGAAAGTTTAGTCCCAAAATTCTACTCGGTCTGACAGCGACTCCAGAAAGAATGGATAACGAAGATATTCTCCAAGATTTCTCGAATACAATCGCGGCGGAAATACGGCTACCAGAAGCACTAAACGGGAAACTACTTTGCCCATTTCAGTATTTCGGAATCACAGACAGCGTCGATCTTTCAAAAGTAAGTTGGCAAGCAGGGAAATACTCCACCGGCGAACTGACTAAACTCTATACCGAAAATGACCGTCGTGGTAGAGAAATAATCCAAAACCTGAATAAGTATCTGACCGACCCAGAGCAAGTCCGCACTCTTGGATTTTGTGTTTCTCAAGAACACGCCGAGTTTATGTCAGAGAAATTTAAAATCGCAGGATTAAAGGCAGACTTCCTAACTAGCTCTCGAAGTCACTTAAGGGAAGAACTGAGGTTAAAACTCCTTAATAAAGAAATCAACTACTTGTTCGTTGTCGATATTTTCAATGAAGGAGTTGATATACCCGAAATTGACACCGTTCTATTCCTGAGACCAACCGAAAGCCTAACGGTATTCCTTCAACAACTTGGAAGAGGCTTACGTCTTTCTGAAGGAAAAGAATGTTTGACCGTACTGGATTTCGTTGGTAATTCGCGCCCCGAGTATGACTTCGAGGGAAAGTTTAGGGCGTTAGTTGGAAAAACGAATACATCCATTCAAAAAGAAATCAATGACGACTTCCCACACCTTCCTTTGGGTTGTTCTATCGTTCTTGAGAAAAAAGCAAAAGATTTTATCCTGAGCAATATCATTGAGGCGACTTCGATAAGCCAGAAAAAACTCATTCAAAAAATCAAGAATTTCCAGCACCAAACGAATCTGCCTCTTACGCTAGAAAATTTCACTAATTTCAATCATATCCCACTCCAATTAGTTTACAAAAAGGCAAGTTGGAAAAGACTCTGTCAAGAAGCTGGTTTAATCCAAAACTTCGCGTCAATAAATGAAGCCGAAATAACACGAGCAATCACAAAAAAATGGCTCTCATGCAGTTCAATATCCTATTTCGAATTTATCCTTCAACTGGCAAAAAACCATTTCAATGTCAATTTCCACGAACTCAATGAAAACGAAAGAACGATGTGCCTTATGTTGCATTACGACATCTGGCACAACCAAGGAAATTTTGATTCACTGGAAAAGAGTATTCAGGCGATTGGCGAAAATAAGGTCTTAGTTGATGAGATTATAGAATTGATAGAAATATTAATTGATAGAATCGACTTCATGGAGTTGGACATCCATTTGCCGTTTGAACAACCTCTAAAGGTACACGCCCGGTATACGCGCGACCAGATATTGGTTGCTTTCAGGCACAGTACTTTCGAACAAAAATCAAGCAATAGAGAAGGAAACGCAGAAAACAAAGAACTAAAGACCGACGTTCTTTTTATTGACTTAGATAAATCTGAAAAAGACTTTTCCCCAACAACACTATATAATGACTACGCAATCGATGATTACCTATTCCATTGGCAGTCGCAAAATGCTTCTCGCCCAGATAAAGGGAAAGGTTTAAGTTATGTGAAGCATGTAGAATTAGAAAAACGAGTTCTATTGTTTGTCCGAGAACGAAAAAAAGATCAATTCGACAACACAATGGGATATGTGT